The following proteins come from a genomic window of Micromonospora zamorensis:
- a CDS encoding sugar phosphate isomerase/epimerase family protein, with product MTSRVPVLLSSSSVFPEPTAAAFQLAAALGYDGVEVMVWTDVVSQDVGALRGLSEHYGVPVLSVHAPCLLVTQRVWSPDPWERLRKAAELAETLEAPTVVVHPPFTWQRDYARNFTEGLATVGDRFPGLRFAVENMYPVRMAGRQFVPYVPGWDPTDTGYPSYTLDLSHCAASHSDPLEMADRMGAGLAHVHLGDGTGEGRDEHLVPGRGTQPCGELLSSLAGRGFTGSVAVEVATRGAKSRAVREADLRAALEFARQHLTAPSPVDV from the coding sequence GTGACTTCCCGCGTTCCCGTGCTCCTGTCCAGCTCGTCGGTCTTTCCCGAGCCGACCGCGGCGGCGTTCCAACTGGCTGCGGCACTCGGCTACGACGGCGTCGAGGTGATGGTCTGGACCGACGTGGTCAGCCAGGACGTTGGCGCGCTGCGCGGCCTCTCGGAGCACTACGGCGTGCCGGTGCTCTCGGTGCACGCGCCCTGCCTGCTGGTCACCCAGCGGGTGTGGAGCCCGGACCCGTGGGAGCGGTTGCGCAAGGCCGCCGAGCTGGCCGAGACGCTGGAGGCGCCGACCGTCGTGGTGCACCCGCCGTTCACCTGGCAGCGGGACTACGCGCGCAACTTCACCGAGGGGTTGGCCACCGTCGGGGACCGGTTCCCCGGGCTGCGCTTCGCCGTGGAGAACATGTACCCGGTGCGGATGGCAGGTCGGCAGTTCGTCCCGTACGTCCCGGGTTGGGATCCCACCGACACCGGCTACCCGTCGTACACCCTGGATCTGTCGCACTGCGCGGCCTCGCACAGCGACCCGCTGGAGATGGCCGACCGGATGGGCGCCGGCCTGGCGCACGTGCACCTCGGCGACGGCACCGGTGAGGGCCGCGACGAGCACCTGGTGCCCGGTCGTGGCACCCAGCCGTGCGGTGAGCTGCTCTCCTCGCTGGCCGGGCGCGGCTTCACCGGGTCGGTGGCGGTGGAGGTCGCCACCCGGGGCGCGAAGAGCCGCGCGGTGCGCGAGGCCGACCTGCGCGCCGCGCTGGAGTTCGCCCGCCAGCACCTGACCGCGCCGTCGCCTGTCGACGTCTGA
- the phoU gene encoding phosphate signaling complex protein PhoU gives MRDEFRADLQIVSQLLVDMAEGVRAAMRQATRALLTADRQAAETVIERDAEIDDLYRHVEERVCDLLARQAPVASDLRAMITALHVAADLERMGDLAEHVAKTALRRHPSPAVPAELRTVFTEMSEIADRMAVKIGSVLAKPDVDLASELDGDDDAMDELHKNLFAVLLGDDWPYGVETAIDATLLGRFYERFADHAVNAGEHVIYLITGQSAPTSN, from the coding sequence ATGCGCGACGAGTTCCGGGCCGACCTCCAGATCGTCAGCCAACTGCTGGTGGACATGGCGGAGGGCGTCCGCGCCGCCATGCGCCAGGCCACCCGGGCCCTGCTCACCGCCGACCGGCAGGCCGCCGAGACGGTCATCGAGCGGGACGCCGAGATCGACGACCTCTACCGGCACGTCGAGGAGCGGGTCTGTGACCTGCTCGCCCGACAGGCGCCGGTCGCCTCCGACCTCCGGGCGATGATCACCGCGCTGCACGTGGCCGCTGATCTCGAACGGATGGGCGACCTGGCCGAGCACGTGGCGAAGACCGCGCTGCGCCGGCACCCCTCCCCGGCCGTCCCGGCCGAGCTACGGACGGTCTTCACCGAGATGTCCGAGATCGCCGACCGGATGGCGGTGAAGATCGGCTCGGTGCTGGCGAAGCCCGACGTCGACCTCGCCAGCGAGCTGGACGGCGACGACGACGCCATGGACGAGCTGCACAAGAACCTGTTCGCGGTGCTGCTCGGCGACGACTGGCCGTACGGGGTGGAGACCGCGATCGACGCCACCCTGCTGGGTCGCTTCTACGAGCGCTTCGCCGACCACGCGGTCAACGCCGGCGAGCACGTGATCTACCTGATCACCGGGCAGAGCGCGCCCACCAGCAACTGA
- a CDS encoding Ppx/GppA phosphatase family protein has protein sequence MRLGVLDVGSNTVHLLVVDAHHGAHPWPAHSEKVVLRLAEQIGPDGALTEAGADGLVKAVGMAKAAAAGLEADDLIAFATSAVRDATNAADVLARVRDETGVRLAVLSGADEARMTFLAVRRWFGWSAGRLLVLDIGGGSLEIAAGIDEDPAAAVSLPLGAGRLTRERLRVDPASAAPPSAEAVEKLREYVDGRLDKVVDQMTEVGWDRTVATSKTFRTLARLAGAAPSGSGLWVRRSLTRAGLRQVIGFIRHIPPAQLMELEGVSAGRAHQLLAGAVVAEAVMRRLDLDSLDICPWALREGVILRRLDQLEPI, from the coding sequence ATGCGACTGGGTGTCCTCGACGTTGGATCCAACACGGTGCACCTCCTCGTGGTTGACGCGCACCACGGCGCGCACCCGTGGCCGGCGCACTCCGAGAAGGTGGTGCTCCGGCTGGCCGAGCAGATCGGCCCCGACGGTGCGCTGACCGAGGCGGGCGCCGACGGGCTGGTCAAGGCCGTCGGCATGGCGAAGGCGGCGGCCGCCGGGCTGGAGGCCGACGACCTCATCGCGTTCGCCACGTCCGCGGTGCGCGACGCCACCAACGCGGCCGACGTGCTCGCCCGGGTCCGGGACGAGACGGGGGTACGGCTGGCGGTGCTCTCCGGCGCGGACGAGGCGCGGATGACGTTCCTGGCCGTGCGGCGGTGGTTCGGCTGGTCGGCCGGTCGGCTGCTGGTGCTGGACATCGGCGGTGGCTCCCTGGAGATCGCCGCCGGGATCGACGAGGACCCTGCCGCCGCGGTCTCGCTGCCGCTCGGCGCCGGCCGGCTGACCCGGGAGCGACTGCGGGTCGACCCGGCCAGCGCGGCCCCGCCGTCGGCGGAGGCCGTCGAGAAGCTCCGCGAGTACGTGGACGGCCGGCTGGACAAGGTGGTCGACCAGATGACCGAGGTCGGCTGGGATCGGACGGTGGCCACCTCGAAGACGTTCCGCACCCTGGCCCGACTGGCCGGGGCGGCACCGTCCGGTTCGGGGCTCTGGGTGCGTCGCAGCCTGACCCGCGCCGGGTTGCGGCAGGTCATCGGTTTCATTCGGCACATCCCACCGGCGCAGCTCATGGAGCTGGAGGGTGTCAGTGCGGGTCGGGCCCACCAGTTGCTGGCCGGCGCGGTGGTCGCCGAGGCGGTGATGCGCCGCCTGGATCTGGACTCGCTGGACATCTGTCCGTGGGCGCTGCGCGAGGGGGTCATCCTCCGTCGGCTGGATCAACTCGAACCGATCTGA
- a CDS encoding CGNR zinc finger domain-containing protein, producing MNFDAYARTGVDLVNARLDDLDDLRALFPDDNAWMRDEVADRDVAIFRRAQKRLRDVFEYGTSGRDGQAVTELNALLEAFPVQPRISGHDSSDWHMHVTSRGASVSAEYLAGAVWGLSVWLCEYGSARFGVCADERCGNVYLDTSSNCCRRFCSERCATRSHVAAHRARKRAAIGEQVTVAAQPTAGVDSLSPVS from the coding sequence GTGAACTTCGACGCGTACGCCCGGACCGGTGTTGACCTGGTCAACGCCCGCCTGGACGACCTCGACGACCTGCGGGCCCTCTTCCCCGACGACAACGCCTGGATGCGCGACGAGGTCGCGGACCGGGACGTCGCGATCTTCCGACGGGCCCAGAAGCGGTTGCGCGACGTCTTCGAGTACGGCACCTCCGGGCGTGACGGCCAGGCGGTCACCGAGCTGAACGCGCTGCTGGAGGCGTTTCCGGTGCAGCCGCGCATCTCCGGGCACGACTCCAGCGACTGGCACATGCACGTCACCAGCCGGGGCGCCTCGGTCAGTGCCGAATACCTGGCCGGCGCGGTCTGGGGGCTGTCGGTCTGGCTCTGCGAGTACGGCAGCGCCCGGTTCGGGGTCTGCGCCGACGAGCGGTGCGGCAACGTCTACCTGGACACGTCGTCCAACTGCTGCCGGCGGTTCTGCTCGGAGCGGTGCGCCACCCGCTCGCACGTGGCGGCGCACCGGGCCCGCAAGCGGGCGGCAATCGGCGAGCAGGTGACGGTCGCCGCGCAGCCGACCGCCGGCGTCGACTCGCTCTCGCCGGTCAGCTGA
- a CDS encoding response regulator transcription factor has protein sequence MSRVLVVEDEESFSDALSYMLRKEGFEVSVAATGTDALTEFDRTGADIVLLDLMLPEMSGTEVCRQLRQRSAVPIIMVTARDSEIDKVVGLEIGADDYVTKPYSPRELVARIRAVLRRQSPEVAEAGAPTLAAGPVRMDIERHVVTVDGGAVQLPLKEFELLELLLRNAGRVLTRGQLIDRVWGADYVGDTKTLDVHVKRLRSKIEPEPSAPRFIVTVRGLGYKFEP, from the coding sequence TTGAGCCGCGTTCTCGTGGTCGAGGACGAGGAGTCGTTCTCCGACGCCTTGTCGTACATGCTCCGTAAGGAGGGTTTCGAGGTTTCGGTCGCCGCGACCGGAACCGACGCCCTCACCGAGTTCGACCGGACCGGCGCCGACATCGTGCTGCTCGACCTGATGTTGCCCGAGATGTCGGGGACCGAGGTCTGCCGGCAACTGCGGCAGCGCTCGGCCGTGCCGATCATCATGGTCACCGCCCGGGACAGCGAGATCGACAAGGTGGTCGGGCTGGAGATCGGCGCCGACGACTACGTCACCAAGCCGTACTCGCCGCGGGAACTGGTCGCCCGGATCCGGGCGGTGCTGCGCCGGCAGAGCCCGGAGGTGGCCGAGGCGGGTGCCCCGACGCTGGCCGCCGGGCCGGTGCGGATGGACATCGAGCGGCACGTGGTGACCGTCGACGGCGGCGCTGTGCAGCTGCCGTTGAAGGAGTTCGAGCTGCTGGAGCTGCTGCTGCGCAACGCGGGCCGGGTGCTGACCCGTGGCCAGCTCATCGACCGGGTCTGGGGGGCCGACTACGTCGGTGACACCAAGACGTTGGACGTGCACGTCAAGCGCTTGCGCTCCAAGATCGAGCCGGAGCCGTCCGCGCCGCGTTTCATCGTCACCGTCCGGGGCCTGGGCTACAAGTTCGAGCCGTGA
- a CDS encoding phosphoglyceromutase yields MTASEGPTVGTLVLLRHGESDWNAKNLFTGWVDVDLTEKGEGEARRGGELMREHSLLPDVVHTSVMRRAIRTAELALNAADRHWIAVRRSWRLNERHYGALQGKNKKQTLDEYGEEQFMLWRRSYDTPPPPIADDDEWSQVGDPRYALLPTELMPRTECLKDVVDRMLPYWYDSIVPDILAGRTVLVAAHGNSLRALVKHLDQISDEAIAKLNIPTGIPLRYDLDPQLRPLTLGGTYLDPIAAKAAAAAVANQGR; encoded by the coding sequence ATGACTGCGAGCGAAGGGCCCACCGTCGGGACGCTGGTCCTGCTGCGACACGGTGAGAGCGACTGGAATGCCAAGAACCTCTTCACCGGTTGGGTGGACGTCGACCTGACCGAGAAGGGCGAGGGCGAGGCGAGGCGCGGCGGTGAGCTGATGCGCGAGCACAGCCTGCTGCCGGATGTCGTGCACACCAGCGTCATGCGCCGTGCGATCCGCACCGCCGAGCTGGCGCTCAACGCCGCCGACCGGCACTGGATCGCGGTGCGCCGGTCGTGGCGGCTCAACGAGCGGCACTACGGCGCCCTGCAGGGCAAGAACAAGAAGCAGACCCTCGACGAGTACGGCGAGGAGCAGTTCATGCTCTGGCGCCGGTCGTACGACACGCCGCCGCCGCCGATCGCGGACGACGACGAGTGGTCGCAGGTGGGTGACCCCCGCTACGCGCTGCTGCCGACCGAGCTGATGCCGCGTACGGAGTGCCTCAAGGACGTCGTCGACCGGATGCTGCCCTACTGGTACGACTCGATCGTGCCGGACATCCTGGCCGGCCGGACGGTGCTGGTGGCCGCGCACGGCAACTCGCTGCGCGCCCTGGTCAAGCACCTCGACCAGATCTCCGACGAGGCGATCGCCAAGCTCAACATCCCGACGGGCATCCCGCTGCGCTACGACCTCGACCCGCAGCTGCGCCCGCTCACGTTGGGCGGCACCTACCTCGACCCGATCGCCGCGAAGGCAGCCGCCGCGGCGGTGGCCAACCAGGGCCGCTGA
- a CDS encoding sensor histidine kinase, with translation MEWAVAVVVAVALVAGLAAGFLLPRFLPARDGRSTSTGGASSRWSRGRPAIADEQQTGLGRRTIDSLRAGVVVLDNDDEPVLINPAARAMGLLRAGSSPGSIAAHPLIRTLAGQVRRTGVRREIELDLPRGRDSAGENPLGVHLRAMGLGNGFVAVEAVDVTESHRLTRVRRDFVANVSHELKTPIGALQLLAEALLDATEPADAAAPDLSEDLVAARRFAERIQHESTRLGRLVQELLELTRLQGAEPQPPPEPVALDWVIAEVVDRTRTTASARGVAVTVDGQRGLTAYGSDSQLATAVANLVENAINYSGADTAVRVTLRGDDEHVEIAVADQGIGIAPTDVDRIFERFYRADQARSRATGGTGLGLAIVKHIASNHGGRVEVSSTLGGGSTFTLRLPASPPDDLLATLPPVGIESGPTGLRQV, from the coding sequence GTGGAGTGGGCAGTGGCGGTCGTGGTCGCCGTGGCGTTGGTGGCCGGGTTGGCCGCCGGTTTCCTGCTGCCCCGGTTCCTGCCTGCGCGGGACGGCCGCTCCACGTCGACGGGCGGCGCGAGCTCCCGCTGGAGCAGGGGGAGGCCCGCGATAGCCGACGAGCAGCAGACCGGCCTCGGCCGCCGGACGATCGACTCGCTCCGGGCTGGTGTCGTGGTACTCGACAACGACGACGAGCCCGTGCTGATCAACCCGGCCGCCCGCGCGATGGGGCTTCTCCGTGCCGGCAGCAGCCCCGGCTCGATAGCCGCGCACCCGCTGATCCGTACCCTTGCCGGCCAGGTGCGACGCACCGGCGTGCGGCGCGAGATCGAGCTTGACCTGCCCCGAGGTCGCGACAGCGCGGGCGAGAACCCGCTCGGCGTGCACCTGCGGGCGATGGGTCTGGGCAACGGTTTCGTCGCCGTCGAGGCGGTCGACGTGACCGAGTCGCACCGGCTGACCCGGGTGCGACGCGACTTCGTGGCCAACGTGAGCCACGAGCTGAAGACCCCGATCGGCGCGCTTCAACTGCTGGCCGAGGCCCTGCTGGACGCGACCGAACCGGCCGACGCGGCGGCGCCCGACCTCTCCGAGGACCTGGTGGCCGCCCGCCGGTTCGCCGAACGGATCCAGCACGAGTCGACCCGGCTGGGCCGGCTGGTGCAGGAGTTGTTGGAGTTGACCCGGTTGCAGGGCGCCGAACCGCAGCCGCCACCGGAGCCGGTCGCGCTGGACTGGGTGATCGCCGAGGTCGTCGATCGGACCCGCACCACCGCCTCCGCCCGAGGTGTCGCGGTGACCGTGGACGGTCAGCGGGGCCTCACCGCGTACGGCAGCGACTCGCAACTCGCCACGGCGGTGGCAAACCTTGTGGAGAACGCCATCAACTACTCCGGCGCGGACACCGCGGTGCGGGTCACCCTGCGCGGCGACGACGAGCACGTCGAGATCGCCGTCGCTGACCAGGGCATCGGCATCGCGCCCACCGACGTGGACCGGATCTTCGAACGGTTCTACCGGGCCGACCAGGCCCGCTCGCGTGCCACCGGTGGCACCGGGCTCGGGCTGGCGATCGTGAAACACATCGCGAGCAACCATGGCGGACGGGTCGAGGTGTCGAGCACTCTTGGTGGTGGATCGACGTTCACCCTCCGGCTGCCTGCCAGTCCACCGGACGACCTCCTGGCGACACTGCCGCCGGTTGGGATCGAGTCCGGTCCGACTGGGCTACGGCAGGTCTGA